GAGCCGACCGTCGAGACTATCGCCGCCGAGACCGACGCGACCGTCGCGAAAGTTGACGTCGACGCCAACCAGCAACTCGCCTCCGCCTACGGCGTCCGGGGGGTTCCCACCCTTGTCCTGTTCGCCGACGGTGAACAGGTTGAGGAAATTGTCGGTCTCCAGGGCGAAGACCAACTCCGAACGCTCATCGAGACCTACACCGAGTAAATGACTCAGGATATCCACGACCTAGTCATCGCCGGCTCGGGAGTCGCCGGGCTCTCGGCGGCGGTCTACGCCGCGCGGGCCGACCTCGACCCGCTCGTGCTGGAGGGCGACGAACCGGGCGGTCAGCTCACGCTCACGACCGATGTCGAGAACTATCTCGGGTTCCCCGAGGGTGTCGGCGGGATGGAGCTGATTCAGCGCGGCAAGGAGCAGGCCGAGCAGTTCGGCGCCGAGTTCCAGCATGGAAGTATCGAGGACGCGGACCTGGGCGGCCAGCCGCTGGAACTATCGCTGTCGGCCGGCGACACGATCTACACGCGGTCGTTGATCGTCGCGACCGGCGCGAGCGCGCGCTGGGTCGGCGCCGAGAACGAAGACGAACTGATGGGGGCCGGACTCTCGACGTGTGCAACCTGTGACGGTGCGTTCCACCGCGGCGACGACGTGCTCGTCGTCGGTGGCGGCGACAGCGCCATGGAGGAGGCGTTGTTCCTCGCGAAGTTCGCCGACTCCGTGACGGTCGTCCACCGACGTGAGGAGTTGCGAGCATCGGAGATTATGGCCGACCGTGCCCGCGAACACGACGATATCGAGTTCGCCCGGAACACTGAACTCGTCACGATCCAGGGTTCACAGGAGGACGGTGTGACCGGTGCCACGCTCGTCTTCCACCCGGACGGGTACCCGAGGGAGAAGTACGAGGCTGGCGAGGACGTCGCAACCGAAGACGTCGATGTTGGCGGCGTGTTCTACGCCGTGGGTCACGAGCCCAACACCGACTTCCTCCGGGAGACGCCCGTCGACCTTGACGGAGACGGCTACGTCCAAACCGCAGACACCGGGGACGCGTGGGCGACGACGGCGACGGCGGCAGACGGCGTCTTTGCGGCCGGTGACGTCATGGACCGCGAGTACCAGCAGGCGGTCACCGCCGCGGGAACGGGTAGTATGGCCGCCTTGGACGTCGAAGAGTGGCTCGAATCGGCAGCCGAACTCGCGACCGGTAGTACCGAGCCCATCGCCACGGAGGCCGACGACTGATGGGCGGAACCGACCGACGACCCGTCAATACGACCGATCCGAGTACCGTCGAGAATCAGGCGAACCGAGTCCTCGTCTCCTTCCGGTCGCCGGAGACCGATCCCGACGACACCGACGACTGGTGGGTCGCCGACAGCGAGTGGCTGCAGGAAAACATGACGGAACACACGTACCGCCAATACCTCCAACGGGCACACGCCGGACAGGTCTCCATCGGCGATGAGTGGGACGAGTTCGTCAACTGCGGTTGTGCGAGCCCCGAGGACGTCACCCTCCGTGTAGAAGAAATCGATGGTGGTACTGCTATCGGGTCGGAGACGGTGATAGAGGTACTCTCGCGGAAAATCATCGTCGAAAACGAACCTTCTGCCTCGCCGGCTGGCAACGAGTAGTAGCTTACCGTTGGCGTACGGCTGTCTGGATAACCTCCTCTGCCGTTCGACTGATCCGACCGAGGCGCTCGCGAACGACCTCGGAATCGTCCGACTCCCACGCAGCGAGGTAGAATGCCGACCCACTAGTGTCGAGCCCGCAGTACCGCCCGACGACGTACGCGACGGCTTCGGCCTCGACTTCGCGTTTCGCCCGCTCGGTGTCGTCGTCGACGTCGAAGTGGAGCAGAGCGTGGGCGTACTCGTGAATTAGCGTCCGCGCGAGGTCGGCCTCGTTCTCCCGATCACGCACCTCGACGAGCGGCTGGACGTCGACGAGGCTCAGCTGCTCGCAGATTCCCTTCGCCTCGCCGTGGGTCCACTCCTCGGCTGGAACGATCCGCACCGTCACGCCGAGGTCGTCAGCGGCGGCAGTCAACTGCTCGACGAGGTCGCCGGCGTCCCCGGTTGCTTCAGTGTCCAGGTCGGGAAGCGGCTCGCCCTCGGTCTGGGAGATGTCGAACACCGGCGCGGGCTTGAACCCGACCAGGCCCTCGGACCACTCCTCGGGCGACGTCTCATCGTAGTCACAGTCGCTATCTTCGTGATAGCTCGGCGAATTCTCGCACTCCGGGCACTGCTTGGTGATGGTCGGCGCCCAGATCCAGATGGCCGACTCACCTTCCTTGACATGGCGGTCGAACTCCTCCTGCCACGTCCGGTAGCCCGCCACCC
The sequence above is drawn from the Halobacterium sp. CBA1132 genome and encodes:
- the trxA gene encoding thioredoxin, giving the protein MATDTATDAGSAPANEPIHVDSADDLDAVVSEHDVVLTDFYADWCGPCQMLEPTVETIAAETDATVAKVDVDANQQLASAYGVRGVPTLVLFADGEQVEEIVGLQGEDQLRTLIETYTE
- a CDS encoding NAD(P)/FAD-dependent oxidoreductase: MTQDIHDLVIAGSGVAGLSAAVYAARADLDPLVLEGDEPGGQLTLTTDVENYLGFPEGVGGMELIQRGKEQAEQFGAEFQHGSIEDADLGGQPLELSLSAGDTIYTRSLIVATGASARWVGAENEDELMGAGLSTCATCDGAFHRGDDVLVVGGGDSAMEEALFLAKFADSVTVVHRREELRASEIMADRAREHDDIEFARNTELVTIQGSQEDGVTGATLVFHPDGYPREKYEAGEDVATEDVDVGGVFYAVGHEPNTDFLRETPVDLDGDGYVQTADTGDAWATTATAADGVFAAGDVMDREYQQAVTAAGTGSMAALDVEEWLESAAELATGSTEPIATEADD
- a CDS encoding ArdC-like ssDNA-binding domain-containing protein; translation: MATTSDSSVSFDQTDTRSDEMNSTIEQWIDELVAGVDDAQASEEFQEWLDVQSRFHDYSYRNTLLIKRQYPEASRVAGYRTWQEEFDRHVKEGESAIWIWAPTITKQCPECENSPSYHEDSDCDYDETSPEEWSEGLVGFKPAPVFDISQTEGEPLPDLDTEATGDAGDLVEQLTAAADDLGVTVRIVPAEEWTHGEAKGICEQLSLVDVQPLVEVRDRENEADLARTLIHEYAHALLHFDVDDDTERAKREVEAEAVAYVVGRYCGLDTSGSAFYLAAWESDDSEVVRERLGRISRTAEEVIQTAVRQR